A stretch of the Diorhabda sublineata isolate icDioSubl1.1 chromosome 11, icDioSubl1.1, whole genome shotgun sequence genome encodes the following:
- the LOC130450322 gene encoding hsp90 co-chaperone Cdc37, which translates to MVDYSKWKNIEISDDEDETHPNIDTPSLFRWRHQARIERMEERKKEYENIEKKKSDHIKKISELKAKLAEAEKTNASNLNDLKKALQDVEIEGDKIKKEEEEIRKKDKLTPWNVDTISKPGFAKTVINKKPSRPKDDNLTEEQKEARLNKFIKENEKDLKHFGLLRKYDDSKAFLKSHNNLVCEDTANYLVVWCINLEMEEKHDLMAHVAHQTICMQYILELAKQLDYDPRACVDAFFSKIQVAEVEYKQSFENELEQFKERIKKRAAEKLEEAMKEALEEEKKSRLGPGGLDPVEVFESLPDELKKCFESQDIKLLQETIAQMDEEQAKYHMKRCVDSGLWVPESRKKKGENEEEDSAEAPEQEQSTS; encoded by the exons ATGGTGGATTATagtaaatggaaaaatattgag ATATCAGATGATGAAGATGAAACGCATCCAAATATTGATACACCTTCCTTATTTCGATGGAGACATCAAGCAAGAATTGAAAGAATGGAAGAGAGGAAgaaagaatatgaaaatatcgAGAAAAAGAAAAGTGATCACATAAAGAAGATTTCAGAATTGAAAGCTAAATTAGCAGAAGCTGAAAAAACAAATGCGAGTAATTTAAACGATCTAAAAAAGGCTTTACAGGATGTGGAAATTGAAggagacaaaataaaaaaagaggaagaagaaattAGGAAAAAAGACAAG ttgACACCATGGAATGTGGATACAATTAGTAAACCTGGTTTTGCAAAAACAGTTATTAACAAGAAGCCTTCTCGTCCCAAAGATGACAATTTGACTGAAGAACAAAAAGAGGCTAGactaaacaaatttataaaggaaaatgaaaaagatcTTAAACATTTTGGATTGTTACGGAAATATGATGATTCTAAAGCTTTTCTGAAGAGCCATAATAATTTGGTTTGTGAAGATACTGCTAATTATTTGGTAGTTTGGTGTATCAATTTAGAAATGGAAGAG aaaCACGATTTAATGGCACATGTGGCACATCAGACAATATGCATGCAGTATATACTTGAACTGGCTAAACAACTTGATTATGATCCAAGAGCATGTGTCGACGCCTTTTTCTCCAAAATCCAAGTAGCCGAAGTAGAATATAAACAgtcatttgaaaatgaattggAACAGTTCAAAGAGAGAATCAAAAAAAGGGCTGCTGAGAAGTTAGAGGAAGCCATGAAG GAAGCtctagaagaagaaaagaaaagtaGATTAGGTCCAGGTGGATTAGATCCAGTTGAAGTATTTGAAAGTTTACCGGATGAATTAAAGAAATGCTTTGAATCACAAGATATAAAACTTCTACAAGAAACTATTGCACAGATGGACGAAGAACAAGCGAAGTACCATATGAAACGTTGTGTCGATTCAGGTCTTTGGGTACCGGAATCTCGCAAGAAAAAGGGAGAGAACGAAGAAGAAGATTCTGCTGAAGCACCAGAACAAGAACAATCCACATCTTAA